TATCTGGAAGGTACCAATCCAACAGCACGGATGAACTTGCATCAGGAAGCAGATTCATTTGATGAAGTTCATTCATACACtgaaaaaagctcatttttcCAGGGGAAGatttaaaactgattaaaactgttcaaactgATGGGTGTCTGGATTTggcacttcttcttcttcttcactgccacCCGTAGGGCAGCGCATCCAACCCATGCAGTTCTGATGAGGCcacaggatgaagaggatgcttCCACGTCACCTCTTCGGGCTCTGCTTGTCTCTGAGCCGTCCCCCCGGGCCTGGCTCCAGAGGGGGGCCCCAGGGTCTCGCTTTCTCTTCTGGATCTTTTCATGGGTTTTTACGAACCATTCTTAGTCTGGCCTCTCGCCTGAGACCAATTTGCCATGGAAGACCCTGCCAGGGGTCCCTACCAGGAGCACTAGGCTCCAGACAATACAGCTCTCAGGTTCATAGAGGCACCCAAACCTCTCCACCACGATAAGGTGATGGTTCCCGGAGAGGACAGGAGATGAACCTCATCCTAAATAGCCTAAATAGAACAATGTTCAATAACATCCCAAAAACTTACTTATTTGGGAACCTTCAAACACGTTGTTTGGCTAAACAATGCTCCCCATCCCCTTTCCCTCCAGCTGAGATCATTGTGATCATTCAACCACCTTTTATGTCACATCATTGAACTGTTATCATTTCATCTGCTGCAGTCATCAGTAGAGGCTGTGCTTGTTTCTCCACTCACCATAAATATGGAGTCCAGgtctgtgtgatgctgcagcacagattcaCCACTGGGAACATCTAAGTTATCCTGATGAactctgtggaggaaacacaaaaacatacctGAACAGAAGCCACCTTTAAACACAGAGTTTACTAAGTGCTTTGACAGACGAAGCAAAACAGGATAGAAGAACATGAGAGAGGCCGAACAAACAAAAGTGACTTAAGATTAAAATCAGTCCTCATTgacacacagctggaaacaggaacatctggtctctgctgttcttcttaactttaatttgtaaatgcatcttctctgaagcttgaactgtttttctgctgcttcttttatcTTCTACATGTTATTCTaatgtttctgtcagttttattgtgttttattccctgtgaagcactttgaactgtCTGAAAGGTCCAGTTGTTCTTTAGTGACACGATGACTCactgtgtttcagaggaaagTCGTCCTTTGAAAAAAATACGATTGCCCATAGAACAGTCACTCCTCAGGGACACACAGCtgggtccaggtccaggtcctggtccaggctctggtccaggtccaggtccaggctCTGGTCCTGGCCCAGGctctggtcctggtccaggtcctggtctgtgctgcttctgtggacttcagcacacacagagctctgagTGAGAACAATGATGGTGTGCTGAGCTCTGACATGGAGAAGATGGTGGACGGTAACAGATCCTCATCTCACCTCTGAGCTTCGGTCCGGCCGTCACGGTCCCCCCACAGGGTGGTTTTAGAGGGGGGGcctccctcctcacactgaTCCATAGCAGAGCCCCCACCTTCACACTGAGAgctgctctccttcactgtcCAACCAGgtctgacagtattttctgctgTTGGTTCCACCTGAAGACGTCACAGTGAGAATAATAACATGCACATTCAGTCACTTCAGAGTCCAAGTCTGAAAAACACCAGTGACGTCAAAACTGGTCCAACCTGTGGCAGAAACCCAGTGAGAGTCAGAGGAGCCACTGATCAGATGGTGGAGTTCTcctacctgtccaccaggtggAGCTAACTGACCGTCTGATGGACTACAGATCAGCAGCAACATGGATCCTGGAGCcctgaagacagcagttattaaagCTCTCTAGAAAAAGCCTGATCTAGACGCCTCAGTGATAAACGactacagacaaacatcagaCTGGTCTTTTGTGGGAAAGGCCATTGAAAgggttgttttcctgcagcttaaCACTTTCTTGGTGCATAATAATCCcctcagtctggttttagaccacagcactgaggctgcactagttttaaatgacatcacCTGAGTAGCCACACATGGAACATTTCATTGACaattttaatcttaaatcttTGCATTTGATGCTGTTGgacaggttagaaaagtgggaCTACTTTGTGCCGActggtcattttaaatctgagcaaacaaaaataacctGTGGGGTTCCTCAAGGGTCCATTCTCTGACCTCTTCTTTTCATCGTTTATATGCTTCCCCTGAAATTAAAGCCCACTAATCAAGCCATAAATCATCAGTTCATTAAATCAGCCTCCTGccaccttttaaaaaaacagccagaataaaagatgtttgtcCAAACGAGACACAGAAacttattcacacatttatcttCATCAGGCTGAACTACTGCGATAgtatctaaataaaaaaatcacacacagacagattgaAGGTCATCAGGTGGTCAGTCAGCTCCATCTAGTGGACAGGTAGGAGAACTACATGATTCTCTGACTCTTTCACcagcaacagcaggaaaaaTAAAGGATGGACAGATTctatttattgaaataaaatttaaCAGGTATGATAAACATGTATCCAgtgaaattaaaagcaaattttgagtttgagatttttttagtttattttgaatgatttCTTGTGTTGAAGTCTCAGAAATGAAGGCCTCCGTTTCTCTGAATGTTCCTGCTGTTATTAGTGGGACTGAATGAATCAGAGCAGAGCAAAGCTTATTTTTAAAGTTTGGGTAGAGAGAGTTTGTCTGTCCTGAATTAAAGTGGAGAGAcggagcacacagcagtgtcAAAACCGAGTAAGttgcataccctgcctttaGATATGCCCATTAATTATATATAAGATATGCCTCACCTGCTGAACTGACTTCAGGTGGACTGACAGACGCTTTCCACCTTCATGAGGAaacactgggagagaagaagctgctcattccttcctcgtcagtcctggtgtctgtgttcatctgaTCTGAGGACGCCGTCACATCCTCATACCTTCAGAGTCCAAGTCTGAAAAACACCAGTGACGTCAAAACTGGTCCAACCTGTGGCAGAAAACCAGTGAGAGTCACTGGTGTCCACCACCTAGTGGACAGGTAGGAGAACTACATGATTCTCTGACTGAAAATAAAGGATGGACagattctatttatttatatgaaatgtaaCAGTTATGATTAAAATGTACCCTGTAAGATTAAAGACTAATGTTTAGTCTTTATTCTGTGTTTCGTGGGACAGAATGAACCATTATTGGGATCATGAGACCGAAGCTCCGCCCAAAACACCGCAGCCAAACAGGAGTGGACATCTACGTCATCAATCCGCGCCGCCGCCTGTATTTAATGATACGTGTTTACACAGAGAAAGGTACAAATGACGTAATGTTTCTAACAGGTGATTTTTAGGAAAGATCACCGACggacagaaaacattttgagtCCGTGTGCTGACGGTATTTTCCCTCCCTGACTCTTCCGGGTCTCTTCCGGGTCTCTTCCTTGTAACCGTCATCCTCTCTGGCGCTGAAGCAGGAAGTAAACAAAAGTCCAAACTAGCTTCAAATCGCAGCTTTTCTGCCCCAAAATGTCGATTTCAAACCCGAGACAGACGTTTTTAAACCCGGTAAGactttttaataattcattggATATACATGTTAACTTCTTCACGAGCAGCTGCGCAAAGCAAAGAAtatttaatgtgacattttcatggaTATCATGTCTAAAATACTTCCCTCATTTAGCAGCATCCCCGCTGGTTTGGGCGGAGATTTCATCCTCTAAATAATTTtatatcagcaaaatgtgccTCTAAAAGTTTGGCTTCGGACCGCAGACtgttatttcattaattattctACTAATAATATGTATTTATCTGCGCGTGAGCTCGTTTTTGTCATCGCTGCTTGGAGCCGAATTAAAAAGTGGCTCCTTATTGTTCGTGTTCCGTCTTAAATGAAGTCACTTTGCGGCACAGCATTTGACAATACGTgaggaaatattaaaacattcatgATTAATACTGGAGTTTGGAAGTATCAGAAATACAAAGAGTCCATGTGAAGAAAGGCCTTCAGTGAAGAGCTGAATGagtgttttaatgaaatgttcttattttattGTACAATCTTTAAATCAGCTTATTGGTGACTGATCCAAACTAACTGATACCAAACTGTACTGTCAGATCAATAAGTGGTGGAACAGAATGAACTGCAGCAGGTTGGGCTGCAGCtaacagttatttattattgGTAATAATTTCTGTCACAGACGACTGAACACAGCTTTTCAGGCTCATGagtattattgattattgtccCCACAGATGATCCCCTTCGCTGGGACGATCCTGGGCGGTTTGGTTCCAGGGGAGATGCTTCTCATTCAGGGCTCGGTGCCCTCTGATGCTGACAGGTGAGAGTCTGTCACTCAAACTCTCTAAGTCACCTGGTTGTACACCTGCAAACATCAATACATGGGATTGAAAACACCTGAAGGTCTGAAGGTTGGACAGATGATCCCAACACATCTGTGATCTTGACTTGGTTCTTATTTTTCTGGAGGCGGGGCCACGTTAAACCTTCACCTGTCGTCCCTCTGCACTGTCTTGCAGGTTCCAGGTAGACCTCGCGTGCGGCGGCAGCGTGAAGCCGAGGGCCGACGTGGCGTTTCACTTCAACCCGAGGTTCCAGAGGAAGATGTGCGTCGTCTGTAACTCGCTGCAGAAGGAGCGCTGGGGCCGAGAGGAGATCCTGCACCAGATGCCCTTCGCTGCCGGGGCGCCGTTCGAGCTCATCGTCCTCGTCCTGAAAGACAAGTTCAAGGTGAGAGACGAGCTGCCTGAAGCTCAgagtactactgatacttgtactacctgaagctgacagtacttgtgtacttgtactacctgaagctcagagtactactgatacttgtACTACCTGGAGCCaacagtacttgtgtacttgtactacctgaagctgacagtacttgtgcgcttgtactacctgaagctgacagtacttgtgctcttgtactacctgaagctgacagtacttgtgttcttgtactacctgaagccgacagtacttgtgtacttgtactacctgaagccgacagtacttgtgttcttgtactacctgaagctgacagtacttgtgcgcttgtactacctgaagctgacagtacttgtgctcttgtactacctgaagctgacagtacttgtgtacttgtactacctgaagctgacagtacttgtgtgcttgtactacctgaagctgacagtacttgtgcgcttgtactacctgaagctgacagtacttgtgcgCTTGTACTACCTggagctgacagtacttgtgcacttgtactacctgaagctgacagtacttgtgcacttgtactacctgaagctgacagtacttgtgcacttgtactacctgaagctgacagtacttgtgtacttgtactacctgaagctgacagtacttgtgttcttgtactacctgaagctgacagtacttgtgttcttgtactacctgaagctgacagtacttgtgtgcttgtactacctgaagctgacagtacttgtgtacttgtactacctgaagctgacagtacttgtgtacttgtactacctgaagctgacagtacttgtgttcttgtactacctgaagctgacagtacttgtgcaCCTGTGCGGCAGGTGGCGGTGAACGGAGCTCACCTGTTGGAGTATCAGcacaggctggagctggagcggGTCGACACCCTGCTCATATCTGGAAAGGTCAAAGTTGAAGCCGTCGGCGTCGTGCCGAGCGCCGTGAGTCTCTGCAGATTCTGTTCAAACTGTGTGcagaagtttgtgtttttatcttcatgTGATCAAAGGTGTGATGACGACGAATGAgatgttctgttgttttcagaGTTCAGTTTCTCCTGCAGCGAGTCGAACCAGCCTGGATTCAGAGATGAACGTAAGCAACTGACTCTGAAGGTTTTGAATCAAGTTTAACTTTTACCAATGAATGATTTAGTCACTTTGAGCAGTGACCTTAATATTACACTATTGTTAGAAAGTAGAAACACCACTGTGGAGGTCACagctttgtttatttcacatgaTTATACATCTTTTACCTTTTGCTGTAATATTTCTCATTTGATGAGCTCAAATGATCACCAGTTGtgagctgacagtacttgtgtactgtgtcatcagcataaaatTATAGATTTGGCAAATAATGTCCAGAGTGAGAAgcatgtaaacagaaaaaacagaggacCTAAAGTGGAGCCCTGTGGTACACCACCAGTATTTCCTACAGAGAATATTAGATTAGAAATataatgtttgctgttttaaaataattttttcactgcagttggagttttaattattttttatttgttcatccTCCAGTCAATAATGTCCTCTTCAGGCGACTTGGTAAGTTTTACTGCTGTTGGTCACGTGatactttatttttaacatGATTCTGAGGctttttccacctttttttttttaaaactgtgctctttatttttctcaactGATCTGAAACCTGtctgaactaaactaaaactgttaatgtgtgtttctttgttgcttttcaaactatttgcaacattttttacaggaacaaaaaacaagcaaataacaTCAAAACCAGTTTTGGAAGTTCAGTCACATTCGTCCCATCATTACTACAGTTGGATTCTTTGCAGCTCAGTTtacatgtttgcattttcagCTGCCGTATAATTTAGATTTAGTACATTGTCAGTGGTGTTTGCTTCCTCCATTGTCTCCTAACAGCATTTCTACGGACTACTAACAGTGTTTTAACCAAATATCTGTCGCCTACCATCACACTCTATTCAGACAAATTACCTGGATAATAAAGTTCAAACAACTATTAGAGAcctttattttctgatttatacAAGAATAACACCCAAACCCTCCAACGTCTCTGAAGTCTGTTGCTTTAATGAAGAAATAGATCCCATTTCAGAGAATTCCCCCTCACACATGAACTGTCTGGATAAACTGTGTCTCTGAAttaaaagagttttaaaaaaactgaactgaactgaactccCTTCCTGCTCAAAGTGCAgcttcccttccttcctccctttttccatcatcccttcttcctctcttcatcatcactgctTTTATATCTGGTGCATTTAAAGTGATGCTTGGttacagaaacagcagaaccTAAAaagcttttaacatttttaaactttaaaaagtaaGAGCAGGAAAATGGACTCTAGATTTTAAGTGTCAGATCAGTTAAAgaatgaagtaaaataaatgatttcttcCTTCTGTCTTCAACCATCTAGTTATTTGTCTTCCCTCCGTCCAGCTGGTCTGAGACCTGGATCAGGTTTTGATCTTCTGTCTGATGAAACCTTGTTTTCCTACAGAGCGTTCCCTTCAGAGGTGAGCTGCTCAAAGCGCTGAGTGTCGGACGCAGCATCACCATTAAAGGAGAAACCAGAGAGGGTGCACACAGGTACACAACACCTCAGCACACCAGTGACTCTTCACTGGCCTCACCATCGATTTGATCACAAACTTCCTGCCAACGCTTCAGATTCAAACGTCTGTCTCCTTTTTCACCCCTGACGAGTTTGAAGTAAGTTTTAAAACAGTCAGTAAATCTGTAATGTGCCCatactggtgtgtttttagctTGAGAGGCAGCTGGATTCACAAGATCAGAGTCATGTGAGACTTAATGGAgccgtggtcaaagttttttggCTGAACTACGGCGGTTCGGACCAATCAGCCTTAAGCTGTGGGCGACGTTTAGGTTCGACCACATGAAGAAGCGACTGTTTGTCTGAAATCAACAGTGGCTGCTGCTAAAGAAGTTTGCCTCATGGTTCATCTAATCTCCTGTCAGCTAGTTCATGATAATCACACAgttctgtgtaacaaaccatctgcTGCTGATCTCTGCGTTACATCCCAACATACAACAGTCAGGTTCGTGTAACGACAGCCCTCAGTCCAATGCAAGAGAGCGGCACTGCTGACTGTAACATGGGCCCATTCATCTCAAGTTGGTCCATAACAAAACTAGAAAAATGAGTGAATGGATCAAAGAATTCAAATGGAAACGTTCATCATAGGacatcagatgttttttttctgtttcatttctctgcttGATGTGTTTTCAccgttttctgtgtttcagcttCTGTGTGAACCTGCGAGTGTCCAGCAGCAGCGACATCGCTCTTCATCTGAACCCTCGTCTGAAGAAAGAGGTCTTTGTCAGAAACTCCTTCCTGTCGAAGAGCTGGGGCCCCGAGGAGAAAACGCTGGCCTCCTTCCCCTTCACTGCAGGACAATACTTTGAGGTACCGGACCCCCACCAGACAGTCGCCTACTCTTTTTAATGTTTgctcctggtctgtttctgacggagcagctcagagcagaggaggcggcaggaagtcagacagacaaaccacaaagagaatccactcagttttcacaataaaagcccccctgcagactgtcagtggtatattccagcagcacatcagtattattctctaatgggggggcaccaggccagacgtcagccgctcagagggtttttaacaccatgacgaccagaggttcatctgggatggagaaacactctgactgtgactttagctgctgtctgtagctgcagcacaacaaagcaggaagtacatccaagaaacacatttaaagcagcagaagaagaaacgaggcctgtttgatcctgttagaaacacatttaaagcagcagaagaagaaacgaggccgtttgatcctgttagaaacacatttaaagcagcagaagaagaaacgaggccgtttgatcctgttagaaacacatttaaagcagcagaagaagaaacacggcctgtttgatcctgttagaaacacatttaaagcagcagaagaagaaacgaggcctgtttgatcctgttagaaacacatttaaagcagcagaagaagaaacgaggcctgtttgatcctgttagagacacatttaaagcagcagaagaagaaacgaggcctgtttgatcctgttagagacacatttaaagcagcagaagaagaaacgaggccgtttgatcctgttagaaacacatttaaagcagcagcagaagaaacgcagcctgtctgatcctgttagaaacacatttaaagcagcagaagaagaaacgaggcctgttttcacttcacattgTTCACCGGAGTCTGGTTCATGAGTgagggagcaggagatggacagacggatgagagtcagtgtgatgatgatgatgatgataatgagggtgtgtttcctctgcagatgaTCGTCCTGTGTGACTCTCAGCACTTCAGAGTCGCCGTCAACGGGGTCCACCAGCTGGACTACAAATACCGAGTCCGGGACCTGAGCCGCATCACCCAGCTGGAGGTTCTGGGAGACGTCACGCTGCTGGACGTGAAGATCTCCTGAACGGTGACGGACTGATGAGAAACGACCTTTACAGACTGAATGTACGAACTGCTCAGTAATCCCTTGTAATCACAGAGAAGCACCAGACATTCAGGAAGGTCCAACAGACTGCTGTCTCATGTTTCTGCAGTGTCTCTAACCGTTAGCTACTTCCTGttgagaggaggaaacagaatgCATCATGGGAGTGTTGGCACATCTGCTTGTAACCAGATCAAATAAAGTGAGCttgtgaagctgctgtggaTCAGGTGAACGGCTTCTTCAGTGTGGATGCACAGCTTTGGGATGAATGCAGCCCCTAATGTGCCAGAGTCCAAGTGACGTCTTTAAAGTACTTATTTAGTCCaacaaacccaaagatgttcagtcagtgtttgtagACCGAGGACACCTGATCCACCTGATCCACCTGATCCACCTGATCCCGTCCCGGCTCACAGAGCACGATGGAAACGTTAATGTTTCTTCGCtgtcacactgaaataaatcactGCATTTGAATCGTAGTTATGAAAAAAGGTTCATGTTTACTGTGACTTGTTGGAGGCTCCTAAGTGGAGCATGAGGTTAGAAACTAAACCAACACTTTGCTGGTCCCAAACCCGGACGAGGACATtatatttgattaaatttgatGTTCTAACATTTAACAATACAGGagtgttgtgctttgacaagtggtaatgttcaatttggctatcagaaataattaataattatcaaagataattaataattattaaaataaatgaactttgattaaagtccacctcgattggggcaccacctcgaaaaacgaggaaaagacagccgttttaattgatttagtctcataaaaatactaaactatcaatttggaattatgttttataattaatttaataattactaccaaaattaccacattgatagctagctgaaggattttggagttcttgacagtgtagaggttggcagtgtccacacttgtacaacattaaaggagacagcaggtattaaaacatttattaaaaacagagcaaaattcagggacatcatttgttatgcattaaggacttgtacttcggttgtaagtacggctgaagcagagtaggtattaaagacatctgctgttgcagaaacaaaatcaatcaaacaatctaactaaatctctatgactaaactaaaataatatgagtgtaagagtgtgtgtgtgtgtgtgtgtgtgtgataaggctgaggaatgtgagatgggtcccacaaaggtgggggagagagaccaaatggtgatggccagaccccctggggtgtggagctgaggcagacaaaggaaagctaagtgctgttagcttagctttgtccctcagtggcctgttgcagactgtgtgtgtgagagagataaaggtgcaggttaagacaggatggttagtttgtaggctaacatcaactaaacttaatggatgcacagtaatctgcaacacatcacaataatcaaactcaatgaacattaaagcaagtcaatacattaacaggggtaaaccatgtatgcagtaatgctatgctaattatgcccagttagagtttgttaccagtccttaaaggggagacgaagtgtccttgaggatgctgctttctcagcctgttgctggaggaaaggtgtggttcgtgtccgtgctgtgtggttgcaggctggaggaatccggtcgctcctttgttcctgttagttagcagctctgtgctaacttgctggtgtgctcctgttgttggttatcagctggcagactctgggtcgtgcctgctggcgctgatctgcttacttcaggcaggaccttgtgtcgctaccatgaaggaggtggctgctctggacagaccacactgaggcagagcttagctgagttgagcttctctcctcttcaggaaagatcaggagagctggtctctcctctgcaggaggagagggagcaggaaagacctggtctctccacttcaggagagacgatgagaaagagagagttcagtgggggtgaactggttttgtgggcctgcggtcgtaaaatcatgtgtcccctccggccaatggtgacagtggagctgggcgcgggggtgatttcacacctatctgtgaaactgggggcattggggaaaggagtccaatagttttacacagaaaagaaacatgcggtcttcaccatgtgctattcaccgtatagtgaagcccaacaggagaaaatgtatttatgtaatGTGGGTCTAGACAAACTATTTAAGTCATGAAGTTATTGTGAGAAGTGACAGAAGAAAGTTCATTTGCGGTTGATTTgtcttttacttactttttgtCTCCCACTATGTTATTCCTCTCTACTACAGCGTCCATGACAACTACATGCTAATTTTACATTATGCAAATTAGGTGGTGACGCCATTTAGTGACTTTTAGG
Above is a genomic segment from Pempheris klunzingeri isolate RE-2024b chromosome 18, fPemKlu1.hap1, whole genome shotgun sequence containing:
- the LOC139217617 gene encoding galectin-8-like, whose protein sequence is MSISNPRQTFLNPMIPFAGTILGGLVPGEMLLIQGSVPSDADRFQVDLACGGSVKPRADVAFHFNPRFQRKMCVVCNSLQKERWGREEILHQMPFAAGAPFELIVLVLKDKFKVAVNGAHLLEYQHRLELERVDTLLISGKVKVEAVGVVPSASSVSPAASRTSLDSEMNSIMSSSGDLSVPFRGELLKALSVGRSITIKGETREGAHSFCVNLRVSSSSDIALHLNPRLKKEVFVRNSFLSKSWGPEEKTLASFPFTAGQYFEMIVLCDSQHFRVAVNGVHQLDYKYRVRDLSRITQLEVLGDVTLLDVKIS